Sequence from the Candidatus Caldatribacterium sp. genome:
GTAAGGATCTGGGGAAATGCCTGGAGAATACTGTTTTTCTGGAGCTCAGACACCGCAAAGCGAAACGCCCATCCATGGAAGTGTTCTACTGGCAGGATTCGAGGAAAAGGGAAGTTGATTTTGTAGTAACTGAAGGCGAAAGTGTGAAGGAGCTCATCCAGGTTTGTGCTGAGGTTTCTGGCTTTAGGGTCGAAGAACGAGAAGTTGCCGCCCTCTTGAAGGCTTCGGAAGAGCTGGGGTGCGATAAGCTCACAGTCGTGACCCTTGATTATGAGGGGGAAAAGGAAGTTGGTGGAAAAAGGGTGGTTTTCAGAAAACTCTTGCGGTGGCTTTTGGAGGAGGGGTAGTGGAATGCTAAAGTTTTCCTGGGAGAGGACGATATATCGTTAAGAGCAAATAGAAAGGGGGATGGATATGCTGTTCCGCACAATGAGTCTTCGAGGGAAGCTCTTAGCCTTACTTTCTCCTCTTTGCCCTGGTGCCCTTTTTCCTTGCCGTGTACTTTGGGCTTTCGCGTTTTGAGGCAACGCTCATCGCAAGGGAAGTTGAGAACGCTCGAAACCTTACCGTCCTTGCCGGGGAAGCACTCTCAAGAGCCCTCGATCGGGTGCTTTCTGAAGCTGTCGCGCTTGCTCAAACCCTGGGAGGAGGCCTCTTCAAAGACCAGATTGAGAAGGCTCTCAGAGATGCTGTGGAGAGGGATCCTGTCCTTGTCTCTGCTTCTTTAGTGAACGGGCAAGGGGTTCAAATTGCCGACTCGGGGGGTCTGGGAATCGGGGAGGACAAGTCCCAGACGGACTGGTTCCAGGTGGTTTCCGCCACGAAAAGACCGCATGTTTCCGATGTGCGCTATTCTCAGGACCTCAAAACTCAGGTCATCAATGTCAGCGCTCCTCTTCTTGATGCCTCTGGAAATCTCCAGGGTGTGGTGACTTTGCGTCTTGACCTTAATAAGCTATATGCCGAGGTGACCGAAGGCGTCAAAATCCTCAAAACCGGGCTTGTCTACGTTTACGACGCCACGGGTAGAAAAGTCATCATGCATCCCTGGGAGGACCTGCGGGGAAAGAGCTTTGGGGAGTACGATAAGGAAGCTGCCGTGGCTGACGAAGGCTTGAGTAAGGATACCGAGGGCATTCTTGAGTACACCCTCAAGGGTGTGAGGCGCATCGTCTTCTTCAATACTCTCAAGCCCCGCGGGCTTTTCTCGGGAGAGAACCTGAAAAACTGGCGTGTGGCCTCAGTCGCTCCCCTGAGTGAGCTCCGGGAACCGGTGACAGTAATGCTTCGCTTTATGCTCATCCTTGCAGGAGTGGTTGTCGCCGGGATAGTGTTCTTTTCCCTGCAGATTGCCTCTTCCCTGGCTTTGCCTATCCGCTCCGTTGCCCAAACTCTTGAGGCAGTGGCCAAGGGGAATCTGCGGGTTACGGTGCTAGAGTACCGAAGGAGCGATGAGGTTGGCCTCCTCTCCCGTTCCCTCAGTACCATGGTGGGGGCCCTTCGGGGGATAGTGGAGCGGGTGCTTAGTCATTCCTCTTCTCTTGCCGCCTCAAGCGAAGAGCTCACCTCCTCAGTCCAGGAAGTCGCCAAAGCCACCCAGGAGATTGCGAGAACCATTGCCCAGGTGGCCGATGGGGCAAACCGCCAGGGAGAGAAGCTCCAGAGGCTCAACGAGCGGGTCCACTCCATTGCCGAAGAGGCAAAACGAATTGAGGAGCTCTCTGAGAAGAACATCGAGCGCATCCGGGTTACCCTCAAAGAGCGAGTGAAGCGAAACGCCAGTGCCCTTGCGGAGGTGACAAGAAACATCGAGGAATCAGTAAGAGAAGGCCAGAGCGTAGCTGAGGAAGCCGAGAAGGGTCAAAAGAGCCTCAATGTCCTTGTCGAGAGCATCAGGCGCATTGCAGAGATGTCCAAGGAAGTCGGTGAGGGCATCGGAAAGCTCGAAGGAAGGTCTCAGGAAATTGGAAGGATTGTCGATGTCATCACCGGCATTGCCGAGCAAACGAACCTCCTTGCCCTCAATGCGGCGATAGAGGCTGCTCGAGCCGGAGAGGCAGGTCGTGGCTTTGCAGTGGTGGCCGAAGAGGTTCGGAAACTCGCCGAAGGCTCTGCCCAGGCAGCACAGCAAATCGCTCAGCTCATCGCCGAAATCCAGAGGGACACCCAGGAGGCGGTGC
This genomic interval carries:
- a CDS encoding ATP-binding protein codes for the protein KDLGKCLENTVFLELRHRKAKRPSMEVFYWQDSRKREVDFVVTEGESVKELIQVCAEVSGFRVEEREVAALLKASEELGCDKLTVVTLDYEGEKEVGGKRVVFRKLLRWLLEEG
- a CDS encoding HAMP domain-containing protein produces the protein MYFGLSRFEATLIAREVENARNLTVLAGEALSRALDRVLSEAVALAQTLGGGLFKDQIEKALRDAVERDPVLVSASLVNGQGVQIADSGGLGIGEDKSQTDWFQVVSATKRPHVSDVRYSQDLKTQVINVSAPLLDASGNLQGVVTLRLDLNKLYAEVTEGVKILKTGLVYVYDATGRKVIMHPWEDLRGKSFGEYDKEAAVADEGLSKDTEGILEYTLKGVRRIVFFNTLKPRGLFSGENLKNWRVASVAPLSELREPVTVMLRFMLILAGVVVAGIVFFSLQIASSLALPIRSVAQTLEAVAKGNLRVTVLEYRRSDEVGLLSRSLSTMVGALRGIVERVLSHSSSLAASSEELTSSVQEVAKATQEIARTIAQVADGANRQGEKLQRLNERVHSIAEEAKRIEELSEKNIERIRVTLKERVKRNASALAEVTRNIEESVREGQSVAEEAEKGQKSLNVLVESIRRIAEMSKEVGEGIGKLEGRSQEIGRIVDVITGIAEQTNLLALNAAIEAARAGEAGRGFAVVAEEVRKLAEGSAQAAQQIAQLIAEIQRDTQEAVRRVERTTSEVNQGVSQVQEVVQGLANIIGAIARVRESISRIAASRDVLEGTRKDMESVQNEIALSSEDIGKAVAAIVQNIATIAEQVSSLAAIAEENAASSEEVSASTEEQSASLEEISSAVETLSKLAQELHEVVAIFEV